A window of the Gordonia humi genome harbors these coding sequences:
- a CDS encoding acyl-CoA thioesterase: MFDATELTVSAPPTPRPPLGRILDLDDVRTDLYEGHSYVGAVPRIFGGQAVGQAVIAAGRTVAPDRTVHSIRCTFVHPGRPETPIEYHVDRVRDGRSFTTRSVRAIQGDDVILLATVSFQATETGLSHQTPTFDAPPPSATTEFDNGADGSNSAGADWLARLRENVAVDFQFPDEHPRIANLRGETRPPFQQAWVRTAERLSDDPLSQAAGFAYASDLFLLSSVLPPHALTTDRPGLQLASLDHSVWFHAPFRSDMWHLYEQEGVWTGGGRALTRGHLFSRDGVLMASTTQEGVVRVRETTT; this comes from the coding sequence ATGTTTGATGCCACTGAACTCACCGTGAGCGCACCGCCGACCCCGCGCCCTCCACTCGGTCGGATACTCGATCTCGACGACGTACGCACCGACCTGTATGAGGGCCATTCGTACGTCGGTGCGGTGCCGCGGATCTTCGGTGGACAAGCGGTCGGGCAGGCGGTGATAGCGGCGGGTCGGACTGTCGCTCCCGACCGGACGGTTCACTCGATCCGATGCACCTTCGTACACCCCGGTCGACCGGAGACACCGATCGAATACCACGTCGATCGGGTTCGGGACGGCCGCAGCTTCACCACTCGATCCGTTCGCGCCATCCAAGGAGACGACGTGATCCTTCTGGCGACGGTCTCGTTCCAGGCGACCGAGACAGGACTCTCCCATCAGACGCCCACATTCGACGCACCGCCGCCGTCGGCGACCACCGAGTTCGACAACGGCGCCGACGGTTCGAACTCGGCGGGCGCAGACTGGCTCGCCCGCCTCCGTGAGAATGTGGCCGTCGACTTCCAGTTCCCGGACGAGCATCCGCGCATCGCGAATCTCCGCGGTGAGACCCGTCCACCGTTCCAGCAGGCCTGGGTGCGGACGGCCGAACGACTGTCCGACGATCCCCTGTCCCAGGCCGCCGGATTCGCGTACGCGTCCGACCTGTTCCTCCTGTCATCCGTGCTGCCGCCCCACGCACTGACGACCGACCGGCCGGGCCTGCAGCTGGCGAGCCTGGACCACTCGGTGTGGTTTCACGCACCGTTCCGATCCGACATGTGGCACCTGTACGAGCAAGAAGGTGTCTGGACCGGCGGGGGCCGCGCACTCACTCGCGGTCACCTGTTCAGCCGCGACGGAGTTCTCATGGCCAGCACGACCCAGGAAGGCGTAGTGCGGGTACGCGAGACCACGACGTGA
- a CDS encoding PaaI family thioesterase, which translates to MTSAGEQPDRTVLLTDTGERPWRSANLYGGDEYSAAYDELTNALGDFLDRLAEARPETELIASMTESLSELARGLDPLAVAERDRVFGRRTDLVSRGQTMSPTVDLAEVDDRSASGTVYFGPYFLGGNGAVHGGAIPLVFDEILGRLANASGRPPQRTAYLNTDFRSITPVNRTLTIRAWLVSEDGRKRVLRATIHDQDILCAEAEGLFIALRPGQP; encoded by the coding sequence TTGACGTCCGCAGGCGAGCAGCCCGACCGCACGGTCCTCCTCACCGACACCGGTGAGCGGCCGTGGCGATCGGCCAACCTGTACGGCGGCGATGAGTACAGTGCCGCGTACGACGAGTTGACCAACGCCCTCGGCGACTTCTTGGATCGGCTCGCTGAAGCGAGGCCGGAGACCGAACTCATCGCGTCGATGACCGAGTCGTTGTCCGAGCTGGCTCGTGGTCTCGATCCGCTCGCGGTCGCCGAGCGTGATCGCGTCTTCGGTCGTCGGACCGATCTGGTGAGTCGTGGTCAGACGATGTCCCCGACGGTCGACCTCGCCGAGGTCGACGACCGTTCGGCCTCCGGAACGGTGTACTTCGGACCGTACTTCCTGGGTGGCAACGGTGCGGTGCACGGCGGGGCGATTCCGCTGGTCTTCGACGAGATCCTCGGACGACTGGCCAACGCGAGCGGGCGTCCACCGCAGCGCACGGCATACCTCAACACGGATTTCCGGTCGATCACCCCGGTCAACCGGACGCTGACCATCCGGGCTTGGCTGGTCAGCGAGGACGGACGCAAGCGAGTGTTGCGGGCAACCATCCACGACCAGGACATCCTGTGCGCCGAAGCGGAGGGACTGTTCATCGCACTGCGGCCGGGTCAGCCCTGA